One genomic segment of Methanococcus voltae PS includes these proteins:
- a CDS encoding MogA/MoaB family molybdenum cofactor biosynthesis protein, with the protein MHTKIQNIRYAVVSISDSRYMEKLRGLTVEDGSGILLRDELNAEIYELIPDNPKMIKGLIEHIIDYSDVECIVLTGGTGLSNRDNTSEVVNELYDKKLEGFSIVFHKLSYDEVQFSTILSRASAGIYNKKLIYSLPGSINACKTGLKIIKQESGHILGHIE; encoded by the coding sequence ATGCATACCAAAATACAAAATATTAGATATGCGGTAGTATCTATTAGTGATAGTAGGTATATGGAAAAATTAAGGGGTTTAACTGTCGAAGACGGTTCTGGAATATTATTAAGAGATGAATTAAACGCTGAAATATATGAATTAATCCCCGATAACCCTAAAATGATAAAAGGACTCATAGAGCACATTATAGATTACTCAGATGTGGAATGTATTGTTTTAACTGGAGGTACTGGATTATCTAACCGAGATAACACTTCGGAAGTAGTAAACGAGTTATACGATAAAAAATTAGAAGGATTTAGCATAGTATTCCATAAATTAAGTTATGATGAAGTCCAATTCTCCACGATACTTTCAAGAGCTTCAGCAGGCATATATAATAAAAAACTTATCTACTCGCTACCTGGTTCAATTAATGCTTGTAAAACAGGTTTAAAAATAATTAAACAGGAAAGTGGTCATATTTTAGGACATATTGAATAA
- a CDS encoding diadenylate cyclase produces the protein MDKIKYVIRHGLELSNDLNADTVLIFTESGSSYEQYKKIILENPKLVKTGLKVIVATPNSDTYFKLKNEPIIPILMNYGKNSRVSTVNQAMIVLLENGFLNIGELIVSIFGTSKVSISNNISVLEVDDYPDFVRFYNYISSLDDIKRKVILEALNIGIELSVEGREGKPVGTTFLIGEKTELLKMTTPLILNPFECHDAIIFDKKVKGTLKELSTIDGAFLIDYIGNVFGGGRYINCGGAKINLPHGLGARHYSAATITKYIDCVAITLSASGGIVRVFDNGEILAEFKPNS, from the coding sequence ATGGATAAAATTAAATATGTTATAAGACATGGTTTGGAACTATCTAACGATTTAAATGCAGATACTGTGTTAATATTCACTGAATCTGGTTCTTCGTACGAACAATATAAAAAAATTATACTAGAAAACCCCAAATTGGTAAAAACAGGTTTAAAAGTTATAGTGGCTACTCCAAATAGTGACACATATTTTAAACTTAAAAATGAACCCATAATCCCAATATTAATGAATTATGGTAAAAATAGCAGAGTCTCAACAGTTAATCAGGCTATGATTGTGTTGTTAGAGAATGGATTTCTAAATATTGGAGAATTAATCGTATCAATTTTTGGAACCTCTAAGGTATCCATAAGTAATAATATTTCAGTATTAGAGGTAGATGATTATCCAGATTTTGTAAGATTTTATAATTATATCAGCTCATTAGACGATATAAAAAGAAAAGTTATATTAGAAGCCTTAAATATTGGTATCGAACTTTCTGTTGAGGGTAGAGAAGGTAAACCAGTCGGTACCACATTTTTAATCGGTGAAAAAACTGAATTATTAAAAATGACTACTCCATTGATACTAAATCCGTTTGAATGTCATGATGCAATAATATTTGATAAAAAAGTCAAAGGTACGTTAAAAGAACTATCCACCATTGATGGAGCTTTTTTAATAGATTATATTGGAAATGTATTCGGAGGCGGACGTTATATAAATTGTGGTGGCGCTAAAATTAATTTACCCCATGGTTTAGGTGCTAGGCATTATTCTGCTGCGACTATAACCAAATATATAGATTGTGTTGCAATCACGTTGTCGGCTAGTGGTGGAATAGTACGTGTATTTGATAATGGAGAAATATTAGCTGAATTTAAGCCTAACTCTTAA
- the hacA gene encoding homoaconitase large subunit has translation MTLAEKIISKKMGREVVAGETVEVDVDIAMTHDGTTPLTVKTFEKIADKVWNPEKVVIVFDHNIPANTSKAANMQVLTRNFVNEQGIKNYYKGGEGICHQLLPEKGHVLPNTVIAGGDSHTCTHGAFGAFATGFGATDMGYIYAMGKTWLKVPETIRVEVSGVNERIYGKDIILKTCKEIGRSGATYMALEYGGNAVKNLDMDDRMTLSNMAIEMGGKTGLIEADDTTYEYLALAGVNSSKIAELKKERLTSDYYDEKIQNDAYHGVLEFDITDMEEQVACPHHPDNVTDVSNIKGLEINQVFIGSCTNGKINDLRVAAKYLKNNEVHRNVRLIVIPASKAIFNQAIAEGLINTFVDAGAMICTPGCGPCLGAHQGVLGDGEVALSTTNRNFKGRMGNLNSDVYLSSPAVAAMSAIKGYITNEHEKY, from the coding sequence ATGACACTTGCGGAAAAAATAATATCTAAAAAAATGGGTAGAGAAGTTGTTGCGGGTGAAACTGTTGAAGTTGACGTAGATATTGCGATGACTCATGACGGAACTACGCCCTTAACCGTTAAAACCTTTGAAAAAATTGCAGATAAGGTCTGGAATCCTGAAAAAGTTGTTATCGTATTCGACCATAACATACCTGCGAATACCTCAAAAGCTGCAAATATGCAAGTATTAACTCGAAACTTTGTAAATGAACAAGGTATTAAAAACTATTACAAAGGTGGAGAAGGGATTTGTCATCAATTATTACCTGAAAAGGGTCACGTATTACCAAATACTGTTATAGCAGGTGGTGATAGCCATACTTGTACCCATGGGGCATTTGGGGCATTTGCTACAGGTTTTGGTGCAACAGATATGGGTTATATCTATGCAATGGGTAAAACATGGTTGAAAGTTCCTGAAACCATACGTGTGGAAGTTTCAGGGGTTAATGAACGTATATATGGAAAAGATATCATTTTAAAAACGTGTAAAGAAATAGGTAGGAGTGGAGCAACATATATGGCTCTTGAATATGGGGGAAATGCGGTTAAAAATTTAGATATGGACGACAGAATGACTTTAAGTAATATGGCCATAGAAATGGGTGGTAAAACTGGTTTAATTGAAGCTGATGATACTACTTATGAATATTTAGCTCTTGCAGGAGTTAATAGTTCAAAAATAGCAGAATTAAAAAAAGAAAGGTTAACGTCAGATTATTACGACGAAAAAATTCAAAATGACGCATATCATGGTGTTTTAGAATTTGATATAACAGACATGGAAGAGCAAGTAGCTTGCCCACATCACCCCGATAACGTCACAGATGTTTCAAATATTAAAGGTCTTGAAATAAACCAGGTATTTATAGGTTCTTGCACCAACGGTAAAATAAATGACCTTAGAGTTGCTGCAAAGTACTTAAAAAATAATGAAGTTCATAGAAATGTTAGATTGATAGTAATACCTGCTTCCAAAGCCATATTTAATCAAGCAATAGCCGAAGGACTAATAAATACTTTCGTAGATGCTGGTGCAATGATATGTACACCAGGATGTGGACCTTGTTTAGGTGCGCACCAAGGAGTTTTAGGAGATGGCGAAGTTGCGTTATCTACCACAAATAGAAACTTTAAGGGTAGAATGGGTAATTTAAATTCAGATGTCTACCTTTCTTCCCCTGCAGTAGCTGCTATGAGCGCTATTAAAGGTTATATTACTAATGAACATGAAAAATATTAA
- a CDS encoding energy-coupling factor ABC transporter substrate-binding protein translates to MSNKHLFMILALIAIIVAPLIMFNGLGEDEGFFGGADGAAEEHITVINPEYEPWFSSFWEPPSGEIESLLFALQAALGAIIIGYYIGYFKGLKKTEKSENE, encoded by the coding sequence ATGAGTAATAAGCATCTCTTTATGATTTTAGCACTTATTGCAATTATTGTAGCACCTTTAATTATGTTTAACGGTCTTGGAGAAGACGAAGGTTTCTTTGGCGGTGCCGATGGAGCTGCTGAAGAACATATTACAGTAATAAATCCAGAATATGAACCATGGTTCAGCTCATTTTGGGAACCACCTAGTGGGGAAATAGAAAGTTTATTATTTGCTTTACAGGCTGCTTTGGGTGCCATAATAATTGGATACTATATTGGATACTTTAAAGGACTTAAAAAAACTGAAAAGTCTGAAAATGAATAG
- a CDS encoding DUF211 domain-containing protein → MTKLRRVVLDVLKTHEPKLTDLALEICALEGIDGVNITVYEIDKSTESVKITIEGYDLDYDVIKDVIETMNGVIHSIDEVAAGTKIVDEVKTPQDR, encoded by the coding sequence GTGACAAAACTTAGAAGAGTAGTTCTTGACGTATTAAAAACACACGAACCCAAATTAACAGATTTAGCACTTGAAATTTGTGCTTTGGAGGGTATCGATGGTGTAAATATCACAGTATATGAAATCGATAAATCCACGGAAAGTGTTAAAATTACTATAGAAGGCTACGATTTAGATTACGACGTTATTAAAGATGTAATTGAAACAATGAACGGTGTTATACATAGTATCGACGAGGTAGCTGCAGGTACTAAAATTGTAGACGAAGTTAAAACTCCCCAAGATAGATAA
- the rnp3 gene encoding ribonuclease P protein component 3, with protein sequence MTKNTKNEFKKDEKEYIDINYINTSEGIEYLKKIGWKGFVFTQNVHLSKKVEKNTAGKSDKIEVEKTDYSKEKYLECKELGNTAGLNVYSGILLYASGVKDLEKGIKKYRGKCDVLMVKGGDLDINRFALEKDDVDILTSPAFRRLDSGIDHITARLGSVHRVGLNLNFSDILVKKGYEIARLLNSYQRNIKLAKKYNTPVIISTGAKNMYQIKSPENLRSFLTTISNLEYAKLSMGQMNNIISYRTKLKENNVLMYGLEFEKVEKKAENIEKEI encoded by the coding sequence ATGACTAAAAATACTAAAAACGAATTCAAAAAGGACGAAAAAGAATATATTGATATAAACTACATCAATACATCCGAAGGAATTGAATATTTAAAAAAAATCGGATGGAAAGGCTTTGTTTTTACTCAAAATGTACACTTATCAAAAAAAGTAGAAAAAAATACGGCTGGAAAATCAGATAAAATTGAAGTAGAAAAAACGGATTATAGCAAAGAAAAATATTTAGAGTGTAAAGAATTAGGTAATACTGCAGGTTTAAATGTTTATTCAGGAATTTTATTGTATGCTTCAGGCGTTAAAGATTTAGAAAAAGGCATAAAAAAATATAGGGGCAAATGTGATGTATTAATGGTAAAAGGTGGAGATTTAGATATTAATAGGTTTGCACTTGAAAAAGATGACGTAGATATATTAACATCCCCAGCATTTAGACGTTTAGACTCTGGAATAGACCATATAACCGCTAGATTAGGTAGCGTGCATAGAGTAGGCTTAAATTTAAATTTTTCGGATATTTTAGTAAAAAAAGGCTATGAAATAGCAAGACTATTAAATTCATACCAAAGAAATATCAAACTTGCTAAAAAATATAACACTCCGGTTATTATATCAACTGGCGCTAAAAATATGTACCAAATAAAATCTCCAGAAAATTTAAGAAGTTTTTTAACAACCATTTCTAATTTAGAATATGCTAAACTTAGCATGGGTCAAATGAACAATATTATAAGTTATAGAACCAAATTAAAAGAAAATAATGTACTAATGTATGGTTTAGAATTTGAAAAAGTTGAAAAAAAAGCTGAAAATATTGAAAAAGAAATATAA
- the cfbB gene encoding Ni-sirohydrochlorin a,c-diamide synthase gives MKRLVIAGTSSMVGKTTVSTGIMAALSKKLNVQPYKIGPDYIDPTYHTTATENHSRNLDSFFMNDFQIKKLFAKNSKKADISVIEGVRGLYEGLSPYNDIGSTASVAKSLKSPVILLMDARSLTRSAAAIIKGFKSFDSDVDIQGVIFNKVRGEKHYSKLKDAVEYYDKDIKIIGAIPRSEELTVSQRHLGLVPTPEKKNEMTSQIERWAETIENSLDLDLLKELSDADFDTNLNVENIKNIKNLENIENIEKIGTNECCNLENGLWDVNKNNCKVAIAHDEAFNFYYWDNIDALEDNGAKIKFFSPLHDEEVPDSDMIYIGGGYPEIFAKELSHNKKMLNSIRQRVENKESKIYAECGGLMYASRYVDGYESLGLLDCEAVTTKNVQGLSYVKGEFTENCPIGKSGFKFRAHEFHYSKLVNIGENSKFAYKINRGVGIANNLDGLLNDDKTVLGGYAHQHCVGNPYFASSLVNYI, from the coding sequence ATGAAACGATTAGTTATTGCAGGCACTTCTTCGATGGTGGGTAAAACTACAGTATCAACAGGAATTATGGCAGCACTTAGTAAGAAATTAAATGTACAACCCTATAAGATAGGTCCTGATTATATAGACCCTACATATCACACTACGGCTACAGAAAACCACTCGAGAAATCTAGATAGCTTTTTTATGAACGATTTTCAGATTAAAAAATTATTTGCTAAAAACTCAAAGAAAGCTGATATAAGTGTAATTGAGGGCGTCAGGGGACTTTATGAAGGATTATCCCCTTATAACGATATTGGAAGTACAGCGTCAGTTGCTAAAAGTCTAAAAAGTCCAGTGATTTTATTAATGGATGCAAGAAGCCTTACTAGAAGCGCTGCTGCAATAATTAAAGGTTTCAAAAGCTTTGATAGTGATGTAGACATTCAGGGCGTCATATTTAATAAAGTAAGGGGCGAAAAACACTACTCAAAATTAAAAGATGCGGTAGAATACTACGATAAAGATATAAAAATAATTGGTGCAATCCCTAGAAGTGAAGAACTAACCGTTTCACAGCGGCATTTGGGATTGGTACCAACCCCTGAAAAGAAAAACGAAATGACTTCTCAAATAGAGCGTTGGGCTGAAACTATTGAAAATAGCTTAGATTTAGACCTTTTAAAAGAGTTGAGCGATGCTGATTTTGATACCAATTTGAATGTGGAAAATATAAAAAATATAAAAAATTTAGAAAATATAGAAAATATAGAAAAGATAGGGACTAACGAGTGTTGTAATTTAGAAAATGGATTATGGGATGTAAACAAAAATAATTGTAAGGTAGCTATTGCTCATGATGAAGCCTTTAACTTCTATTACTGGGATAATATAGATGCTTTAGAAGATAATGGAGCTAAGATAAAATTCTTTAGTCCATTGCATGATGAAGAAGTACCTGATTCAGATATGATATATATTGGAGGCGGTTACCCAGAAATATTTGCAAAAGAATTGAGTCATAACAAAAAAATGCTCAATTCAATTCGGCAACGTGTTGAAAACAAAGAATCCAAGATTTATGCAGAATGCGGTGGTTTGATGTACGCTTCAAGGTATGTAGACGGCTATGAATCACTTGGATTATTGGATTGTGAAGCGGTAACTACCAAAAACGTGCAAGGATTAAGTTATGTTAAAGGAGAATTTACTGAAAATTGTCCCATTGGTAAATCAGGGTTTAAATTCAGAGCTCATGAATTCCACTATTCCAAATTAGTAAATATTGGTGAAAATTCAAAATTTGCATATAAAATTAATCGTGGAGTTGGCATAGCTAATAATCTTGACGGGCTTTTAAATGATGATAAAACAGTTTTAGGGGGCTATGCTCATCAGCATTGCGTTGGAAATCCATATTTTGCTAGTTCGCTAGTTAATTACATTTAA
- the cbiQ gene encoding cobalt ECF transporter T component CbiQ, with protein MVQKLIIDDIAHSNGLYSTSPKLKVIFSILSLFVVLLFNSPSICILMAISMIFLTIFKAKVPKGIYFKLLSIPVLFGIFSLIFMTLLFGTDVWFNLDVGTISIPLYYDGFSLGYHALFRMFAGVTCTLFLALTTPFTQLLTVLKELKIPESVIEITMLVYRYIFILIDEALLIEHAQKTRFGYSGFKNTYNSLGTLAGVMLVRSLDRGDNLYTTMCSRGYNGNIYHFGEEQPVQKTQIFGIFVFEGIIISLGLLPSLIL; from the coding sequence ATGGTTCAAAAATTAATAATAGACGATATAGCACATTCTAATGGGTTATACTCCACAAGTCCCAAATTAAAAGTAATATTTTCAATTTTATCACTATTTGTAGTTTTATTATTTAATTCCCCAAGTATTTGTATTTTAATGGCTATTTCAATGATTTTTTTAACGATTTTTAAAGCAAAAGTTCCTAAAGGGATATATTTCAAACTACTATCAATTCCAGTATTATTCGGGATTTTTTCACTGATATTCATGACTTTATTATTTGGTACTGATGTTTGGTTCAATTTGGATGTTGGAACTATTTCAATACCTTTATATTACGATGGTTTTAGTTTGGGATATCATGCTTTATTTAGGATGTTTGCAGGGGTTACTTGTACACTGTTTTTAGCACTAACTACGCCATTTACTCAGCTATTAACTGTTTTAAAAGAGTTGAAAATACCAGAAAGTGTTATAGAAATTACGATGTTAGTATATCGATATATATTCATATTAATCGATGAGGCACTTTTGATAGAGCATGCTCAAAAAACTAGATTTGGGTATTCAGGATTTAAAAATACATATAACTCGCTTGGAACACTTGCTGGTGTAATGCTAGTACGTTCTTTGGATAGAGGCGATAATTTATATACCACAATGTGTTCAAGAGGCTATAATGGAAATATCTATCATTTTGGAGAAGAACAACCAGTTCAAAAAACTCAAATATTTGGAATATTTGTATTTGAGGGAATTATTATCTCCTTAGGATTGTTACCGTCGTTGATATTATAA
- a CDS encoding energy-coupling factor ABC transporter permease, protein MHIMEGYLPVEWAIVWYIISAIVVGYGIMNLNKVLKNNPEAKPLLAISAAFMFVLSSLKLPSVSGSCSHPTGNGLGVILFGPAITSVLATIVLLFQALVLAHGGLSTLGANIFSMGIMGPFVGYLVFKALRGKLNITWVVVLTAIFADWATYLTTSVQLALAFPNPSFMSSFTDFGTIFAITQIPLAIAEGLITGLLWDYLSKLRPELFEKVMNIKKGGNNE, encoded by the coding sequence TTGCACATTATGGAAGGTTATTTACCTGTAGAATGGGCAATAGTGTGGTATATTATATCTGCTATTGTTGTAGGATACGGTATAATGAATTTAAATAAAGTTCTTAAAAATAATCCAGAAGCTAAACCATTATTAGCGATATCTGCTGCTTTCATGTTTGTATTAAGTTCTTTAAAATTGCCATCAGTATCAGGTAGCTGTTCACACCCCACAGGTAACGGCTTAGGCGTCATATTATTTGGCCCTGCGATTACATCAGTTTTAGCAACCATTGTATTGTTATTCCAAGCGTTAGTACTTGCACACGGAGGTCTCTCCACATTAGGTGCAAACATATTCTCAATGGGTATTATGGGACCATTTGTTGGATATTTAGTATTTAAAGCCCTTAGAGGCAAATTAAATATAACATGGGTTGTTGTACTCACTGCAATATTTGCGGATTGGGCTACATACTTAACTACATCCGTACAATTGGCTTTGGCATTCCCTAATCCAAGCTTTATGTCATCATTCACAGATTTTGGAACCATATTCGCAATAACACAGATACCTTTAGCAATAGCAGAAGGTCTTATTACAGGTTTATTGTGGGATTATTTATCCAAATTAAGACCTGAATTATTTGAAAAAGTGATGAACATTAAAAAAGGTGGTAACAATGAGTAA
- a CDS encoding TatD family hydrolase has translation MLIDSHIHSDTRSFEDLEALSKFLDGVITHAHDPMPVYSFEVSRAHFDKLLMFEPKRFEKVGLKYYVCIGIHPRAIPQKIDDIDYQIIKEYLKNEKVVGLGEVGLELATETEIIILKKQMDLAESLKKPIVLHTPRTNKREITKELLEVIDESDLTTNIIIEHVDYENIDLILDYIVKTNDLKISENPDYKNNIHMGFTVQPQKLTPESAMDLIKYVYEREDLKALRESNNLKIMINSDISSAPSDIYSLLKMKVVLEKNSGYLKSVNYSANDLINKMLGENAKEVFNL, from the coding sequence ATGTTAATTGATAGTCATATTCATTCTGACACTCGCTCATTTGAAGATTTAGAAGCTTTATCGAAATTTTTAGATGGCGTAATTACTCATGCACATGACCCTATGCCAGTTTACTCATTCGAAGTCTCCAGGGCTCATTTTGACAAATTATTAATGTTCGAACCAAAGAGATTTGAAAAGGTAGGTTTAAAATACTATGTCTGTATTGGCATTCATCCAAGGGCTATACCTCAAAAGATAGATGACATTGATTATCAAATAATCAAAGAATATTTAAAAAATGAGAAAGTTGTAGGCTTAGGCGAAGTAGGGCTAGAATTAGCTACTGAAACCGAAATAATAATCTTAAAAAAGCAAATGGATTTAGCAGAGAGTTTAAAAAAGCCTATAGTACTTCATACACCAAGAACCAATAAAAGAGAGATTACCAAAGAATTATTAGAAGTAATCGATGAGAGCGATTTAACAACCAATATCATCATAGAACATGTAGATTATGAAAATATTGATTTAATACTGGATTACATTGTAAAAACAAACGATTTAAAAATTTCTGAAAATCCCGATTATAAAAATAATATTCATATGGGTTTCACAGTACAACCTCAAAAATTAACGCCTGAATCAGCAATGGATTTAATCAAATACGTTTATGAGCGAGAGGATTTAAAAGCGCTTAGGGAGTCAAATAATTTAAAAATAATGATAAACAGTGATATTTCAAGTGCCCCTTCTGATATATACAGTCTTTTAAAGATGAAAGTTGTTTTGGAAAAAAATTCGGGGTATTTAAAATCTGTAAATTATAGTGCAAATGATTTAATAAATAAAATGTTAGGGGAAAATGCAAAAGAAGTATTTAATTTATAA
- a CDS encoding lactaldehyde dehydrogenase, which yields MFIDGKWVLRDEIDVINPYDYKVIEKITANSRDETKNAIKVALENKEHMHKLSANNRYKILMRLADAVSNNKDRFVKLLAIDAGKPVRQGRIEVDRSITTLRLSAFYAKELRGETINSENRLIYTKKEPLGVVGAITPFNYPLNLVVHKIAPAIATGNTIVLHPSSKAPLSAILLTKLIENTLKKMKIPLGVFNLVTGHGEVVGNEIATNENVNMISFTGSVEVGQNIAKNAGMKKIALELGGNNPLIVLEDCDIDKAVENAVRSKFLNSGQVCISVGKVLVHEQIYDEFIEKLVDKTRDFNIGNPLEDSTDMGPLITSENADRVENLIKTSISEGGELITGGMRRDSLISPTIISVKENNILLNVETFGPVLPVTKIINMEHGLELANKGNYGLQAGVFTRDINKAMYIAENLDYGGVMINNSPTFRQENMPFGGVKNSGLGREGIKYTVEEMTEDKTIVIHNDFKF from the coding sequence ATGTTTATTGATGGCAAATGGGTACTCAGAGATGAAATTGACGTTATAAATCCGTATGATTACAAAGTAATTGAAAAAATTACTGCAAATAGTAGGGATGAGACTAAAAATGCGATAAAAGTTGCCCTAGAAAATAAGGAACATATGCACAAATTATCGGCAAACAATAGGTATAAAATATTGATGAGATTAGCAGACGCTGTTTCAAACAATAAGGACCGTTTTGTAAAATTATTAGCGATAGATGCGGGAAAACCTGTTCGTCAAGGTCGAATAGAAGTAGACCGTAGTATTACCACCCTTAGGTTATCTGCATTCTACGCCAAAGAATTGCGCGGAGAAACTATAAACTCGGAAAATAGGCTAATATATACTAAAAAGGAACCTTTAGGGGTCGTAGGTGCAATTACACCATTTAATTACCCCTTAAATTTAGTAGTACATAAAATAGCGCCTGCAATAGCTACGGGAAATACTATTGTATTGCACCCTTCGTCTAAAGCTCCATTATCTGCAATATTACTTACTAAATTAATAGAAAATACCTTGAAAAAGATGAAAATACCCCTTGGAGTATTTAATTTAGTTACGGGTCATGGCGAAGTTGTAGGTAATGAAATAGCTACCAATGAAAACGTTAATATGATTTCATTCACAGGTAGTGTAGAAGTAGGTCAAAATATTGCTAAAAATGCAGGTATGAAGAAAATTGCTCTTGAATTAGGGGGTAATAATCCATTGATAGTATTGGAAGATTGCGATATCGATAAAGCAGTAGAAAATGCAGTTAGAAGCAAGTTTTTAAATTCTGGTCAGGTATGTATCTCGGTAGGTAAAGTTTTAGTACATGAGCAGATTTACGACGAATTTATTGAAAAATTAGTTGATAAAACGCGTGATTTTAATATAGGGAACCCTCTTGAAGATAGCACCGATATGGGACCGCTTATAACTTCAGAAAATGCAGATAGAGTGGAAAACTTAATAAAAACATCTATTTCAGAAGGTGGGGAACTAATAACTGGTGGAATGAGACGAGATTCATTGATAAGTCCTACTATAATCTCAGTTAAAGAAAATAACATATTGTTGAATGTTGAAACTTTTGGACCAGTTTTACCAGTTACAAAAATTATAAATATGGAACATGGGCTAGAATTAGCTAATAAAGGCAATTATGGGTTACAAGCGGGCGTATTTACGCGAGATATAAATAAAGCCATGTATATTGCAGAAAATCTCGATTATGGAGGAGTAATGATAAATAATAGCCCCACGTTTAGACAGGAAAATATGCCTTTTGGAGGAGTGAAGAATAGTGGTTTAGGGCGAGAAGGAATAAAATATACTGTAGAAGAGATGACAGAAGATAAAACTATTGTAATTCACAATGATTTTAAATTTTAA
- a CDS encoding ATP-binding cassette domain-containing protein, which translates to MPILEVNDLIYKYPDGTSALKGINFKAEEGDMIAILGPNGAGKSTLFLHFNGILKPKEGIVKIKEKPISYKNKDLLEVRKTVGIVFQNPDDQLFAPTVAQDVAFGPMNLGLDKEEVTKRVKEALKAVDMEGYDEKPPHHLSGGQKKRVAIAGILAMKPEIIVLDEPTAGLDPLGASQIMRLLYELNKKGITIIISTHDVDLVPVYANKVYLISDGKIIKNGTPKEIFNDTEAIRSSKLRLPRISHLLEILKREDKLNIDMGYTIGEARVNLLEYISKSQIKE; encoded by the coding sequence TTGCCAATTCTTGAAGTAAATGACTTAATATATAAATATCCCGATGGAACATCTGCCTTAAAAGGAATTAATTTTAAAGCAGAAGAAGGAGATATGATTGCAATTTTAGGACCTAACGGCGCTGGCAAATCAACCTTATTTTTACACTTTAATGGAATTTTAAAGCCTAAAGAGGGAATTGTTAAAATTAAAGAAAAGCCGATATCTTACAAAAATAAAGATTTACTTGAAGTTAGGAAAACTGTTGGAATAGTATTTCAAAACCCTGATGACCAACTTTTTGCCCCTACAGTTGCTCAGGATGTAGCATTTGGTCCAATGAATTTAGGATTGGATAAAGAAGAAGTAACAAAGCGAGTAAAAGAAGCCTTAAAAGCTGTAGATATGGAGGGTTATGATGAAAAACCACCCCATCACTTAAGTGGCGGTCAGAAAAAGAGAGTAGCTATTGCGGGTATATTAGCAATGAAACCCGAAATAATAGTTCTTGATGAACCTACTGCAGGTCTTGACCCACTCGGTGCTTCTCAAATCATGCGATTGCTTTATGAATTAAATAAAAAAGGTATTACAATCATAATATCTACTCATGACGTTGATTTAGTTCCTGTTTATGCCAATAAAGTTTATTTAATAAGTGATGGAAAAATTATAAAAAATGGTACGCCTAAGGAAATATTTAACGATACAGAAGCTATCAGGAGTTCAAAATTAAGATTACCGCGTATATCTCACCTATTGGAAATATTAAAACGCGAAGATAAATTAAATATTGATATGGGTTATACTATTGGAGAAGCCCGCGTAAATTTGTTAGAATACATTAGCAAAAGTCAAATTAAAGAATAA